The following are encoded together in the Paludisphaera mucosa genome:
- a CDS encoding MFS transporter, with the protein MSDTPTAPEPTPTEAPASSRLVRHQFATVALLAAGYTGYYFCRSNFPVCSPMIQEELATRGMTLDQAKLGLGSIITLGALAYSAGKFLGGGITDRLGGSRIFLAGMLGSILCTIAFTFGGSLPFFTIAAVGNRFMQSLGWVGVVRVVSRWFPHRKFGTVMGFVSLSYLFGDALSRKFMKILLDWDFSWRGVYFATAGVLGVMFVVNLFLLRESPADVGEPEPQANPDNLFGAEGSKAEARGLWDVVGPLLRSRVFVYACMLSIGLTLLRETFQNWTPIYFTEDLHLTAAEAADKSAWFPFFGGISVLLVGFLSDKLGRGGRALVIVVGLLAAAVALMFLAMRVPHGTAFGPEAVVALIGFLLVGPYSFLAGAVALDFGGKKGAAAAAGIIDGVSYIGAMLSGLVMAQISVKFGWSGAFAVLAFVALATGGVALTFYLDQRRRLSI; encoded by the coding sequence ATGAGCGACACGCCGACCGCCCCCGAGCCGACGCCGACCGAGGCCCCGGCCTCGTCCCGCCTCGTCCGCCACCAGTTCGCGACCGTCGCGCTGCTGGCGGCCGGCTATACCGGCTACTACTTCTGCCGGTCGAACTTCCCGGTGTGCAGCCCGATGATCCAGGAGGAGCTGGCCACGCGGGGGATGACCCTCGACCAGGCGAAGCTGGGGCTGGGCTCGATCATCACGCTGGGCGCGCTGGCGTACTCGGCGGGCAAGTTCCTGGGCGGCGGGATCACCGACCGACTGGGCGGGAGCCGGATCTTCCTGGCGGGGATGCTGGGCTCGATCCTCTGCACGATCGCCTTCACGTTCGGCGGCTCGCTGCCGTTCTTCACGATCGCGGCCGTGGGCAACCGGTTCATGCAGTCGCTGGGCTGGGTGGGGGTGGTGCGGGTCGTCTCGCGATGGTTCCCGCACCGCAAGTTCGGCACCGTGATGGGCTTCGTCAGCCTGAGCTACCTGTTCGGCGACGCGCTCTCGCGCAAGTTCATGAAGATCCTGCTCGACTGGGACTTCTCGTGGCGCGGGGTGTACTTCGCGACGGCCGGCGTGCTGGGCGTGATGTTCGTGGTGAACCTGTTCCTGCTCCGCGAGAGCCCGGCCGACGTCGGCGAGCCCGAGCCCCAGGCCAATCCCGACAACCTCTTCGGCGCGGAGGGTTCGAAGGCCGAGGCGCGGGGGCTCTGGGACGTGGTCGGCCCACTGCTCCGGAGCCGGGTCTTCGTCTACGCCTGCATGCTCTCGATCGGGCTGACTCTGCTCCGCGAGACCTTCCAGAACTGGACGCCGATCTACTTCACCGAGGACCTGCACCTGACCGCCGCGGAGGCCGCCGACAAGAGCGCCTGGTTCCCGTTCTTCGGCGGGATCTCGGTGCTGCTGGTCGGCTTCCTCAGCGACAAGCTGGGCCGGGGCGGGCGGGCGCTCGTGATCGTGGTCGGGCTGCTGGCGGCGGCGGTCGCCCTGATGTTCCTGGCGATGAGGGTCCCTCACGGGACGGCGTTCGGGCCCGAGGCCGTCGTGGCCCTGATCGGCTTCCTGCTCGTCGGGCCCTACTCGTTCCTGGCGGGGGCCGTGGCGCTCGACTTCGGGGGCAAGAAGGGCGCGGCGGCGGCGGCCGGGATCATCGACGGCGTCAGCTACATCGGCGCGATGCTCTCCGGCCTGGTCATGGCCCAGATCTCCGTCAAGTTCGGCTGGTCGGGCGCCTTCGCCGTTCTGGCGTTCGTCGCGCTCGCGACCGGGGGCGTCGCTCTGACGTTCTACCTGGACCAGCGGCGGCGACTCTCGATCTGA
- a CDS encoding right-handed parallel beta-helix repeat-containing protein, protein MVGAYRVRRVVVRSLAVLGLWLVAGRLQAEPLKVYVSNRGDDAWSGRLAEPRSGGGDGPLATLEKARDVVRTLKTSPEARDGVEIVVRAGEYALSRTFQLSKDDGGTARAPIVYRAAPGEKAVIRGGRSIRGFVPHEGEVLKADLKKQGFTDFTFRELFFAGARLPLARYPNAVADNPYGGGWAFADGKPLPMYEDVPGEVRNTLSYKAKDARDWKKPEEVEVFVFPRFNWWNNIVPVRSVDREKRLVTLTADASYPIRPGDRYYFRGGREDLDAPGEWYVDREAGVLYLWPPAPIDAAHVVAAPVVSTLIHVVDGASHVTFRGLTLEACTGEAILLDKVESCTVAACTVRGVGDYNHAAIGVLEGSHNRIVGNDVYDVGSHGIFLSGGDRVSLTSADNRAENNYLHHVGVLYKHGVGVSMEGVGNVASHNLIHDGPRMGILFSGNNLVLEYNHIRHMNLETEDTGAVYTGGRDWISSRGTVIRYNLMHDMLGFGKDAQGRWESPHFAWGVYLDDNTGGVDVIGNIVYRCSRAGLHLHNGRDNLIENNVFAENGQQQFEYSGWTVKHSYWRDHLKTMLEGYAKVIGNPAWKNMRGMSTRPQDAPLPNGQIMTGDVFVRNIISYAGPDAALVRTNDVPFDHNVFDSNLVWHHGLPIKTGERKPGPEISDELVPNADFARGEEGKLPAEWEWQIHTPTSHAGLVRDGGEPAIRIEAAFDESKPRDNYPIVASRLFRAKPGSSYRLRASFKATRPDARAQVMLQGYEAGAFFWANYPNETKVGTDWKDVEFVFTIPGPGQSGYHAAMKDFRVRVDFPDHEGALLVRKVSLHEVETLDEWASWRSLGMDAHSVVADPQFVDPAHDDYRLKPGSPAFQLGFKPIPVEKIGPYKDDLRASWPIVEAPGAREHPVRTPEAGE, encoded by the coding sequence ATGGTCGGTGCGTATCGGGTGCGTCGCGTGGTCGTGCGGTCGCTGGCGGTCCTCGGGCTGTGGCTCGTCGCGGGGCGGCTGCAGGCCGAGCCGCTGAAAGTCTACGTCTCCAACAGGGGCGACGACGCCTGGTCGGGGAGGCTGGCCGAGCCCAGGTCGGGCGGGGGCGACGGCCCGCTGGCGACGCTCGAAAAGGCCCGCGACGTCGTCCGCACGCTCAAGACCAGCCCCGAGGCCCGCGACGGCGTCGAGATCGTCGTGCGGGCCGGCGAGTACGCGCTGAGCCGGACCTTCCAGCTCTCGAAAGACGACGGCGGGACCGCCCGGGCCCCGATCGTCTACCGCGCCGCGCCCGGCGAGAAGGCCGTCATCCGGGGCGGGCGGTCCATCCGCGGGTTCGTCCCGCACGAGGGGGAGGTGCTCAAGGCCGACCTCAAGAAGCAGGGGTTCACGGACTTCACCTTCCGCGAGCTGTTCTTCGCCGGCGCGCGGCTGCCGCTGGCCCGCTACCCGAACGCCGTGGCCGACAACCCCTACGGCGGCGGCTGGGCCTTCGCCGACGGCAAGCCGCTGCCGATGTACGAGGACGTCCCCGGCGAGGTCCGCAACACGCTGAGCTACAAGGCGAAGGACGCCCGCGACTGGAAGAAGCCCGAGGAGGTCGAGGTCTTCGTCTTCCCCCGCTTCAACTGGTGGAACAACATCGTCCCGGTGCGCTCGGTCGACCGCGAGAAGCGGCTGGTCACGCTCACGGCCGACGCCTCGTACCCGATCCGCCCCGGCGACCGCTATTACTTCCGCGGCGGCCGCGAGGACCTCGACGCGCCCGGCGAGTGGTACGTCGACCGCGAGGCCGGCGTGCTCTACCTCTGGCCGCCGGCCCCGATCGATGCGGCTCACGTCGTCGCCGCGCCGGTGGTCTCGACGCTCATCCACGTCGTCGACGGCGCGTCGCACGTGACGTTCCGGGGCCTCACGCTCGAAGCCTGCACGGGCGAGGCGATCCTGCTGGACAAGGTCGAATCCTGCACCGTCGCCGCCTGCACGGTGCGGGGCGTCGGCGACTACAACCACGCCGCGATCGGCGTGCTCGAAGGCTCGCACAACCGGATCGTCGGCAACGACGTGTACGACGTCGGCTCGCACGGGATCTTCCTGAGCGGCGGCGACCGGGTGTCGCTGACCTCGGCCGACAACCGGGCGGAGAACAACTACCTCCACCACGTCGGCGTTTTGTACAAGCACGGCGTCGGCGTCTCGATGGAAGGGGTGGGCAACGTCGCCTCGCACAACCTGATCCACGACGGGCCCCGCATGGGCATCCTGTTCAGCGGCAACAACCTCGTCCTCGAATACAACCACATCCGCCACATGAACCTGGAGACCGAGGACACCGGCGCGGTCTACACCGGCGGGCGGGACTGGATCTCGTCCCGCGGGACGGTCATCCGCTACAACCTGATGCACGACATGCTCGGGTTCGGCAAGGACGCCCAGGGACGGTGGGAATCGCCCCACTTCGCCTGGGGCGTCTACCTGGACGACAACACCGGCGGCGTCGACGTGATCGGCAACATCGTCTACCGATGCTCCCGCGCCGGACTGCACCTGCACAACGGTCGCGACAACCTGATCGAGAACAACGTCTTCGCCGAGAACGGCCAGCAGCAGTTCGAGTACTCGGGCTGGACGGTCAAGCACTCGTACTGGAGGGACCACCTCAAGACGATGCTCGAAGGGTATGCGAAGGTCATCGGCAACCCGGCCTGGAAGAACATGCGGGGGATGTCGACCCGGCCGCAGGACGCCCCGCTGCCCAACGGCCAGATCATGACCGGCGACGTCTTCGTGCGCAACATCATCTCGTACGCCGGCCCCGACGCCGCGCTCGTGCGCACCAACGACGTCCCGTTCGACCACAACGTCTTCGACTCGAACCTCGTCTGGCACCACGGCCTGCCGATCAAGACGGGCGAGCGCAAGCCGGGCCCCGAGATCTCCGACGAGCTGGTCCCCAACGCCGATTTCGCGCGCGGCGAGGAGGGCAAGCTCCCCGCCGAGTGGGAGTGGCAGATCCACACGCCGACCTCGCACGCGGGCCTCGTGCGCGACGGCGGCGAGCCGGCGATCCGGATCGAGGCGGCCTTCGACGAATCGAAGCCGCGGGACAATTATCCGATCGTCGCCAGCCGTCTCTTCCGGGCCAAGCCGGGGAGCAGCTATCGCCTCCGCGCCTCGTTCAAGGCGACCAGGCCCGACGCCCGCGCCCAGGTGATGCTCCAGGGCTACGAGGCCGGCGCCTTCTTCTGGGCGAACTACCCGAACGAGACGAAGGTCGGGACCGACTGGAAGGACGTCGAGTTCGTCTTCACCATCCCCGGCCCCGGCCAGTCGGGGTATCACGCGGCGATGAAGGACTTCCGCGTCCGGGTCGACTTCCCCGACCACGAGGGGGCGCTGCTGGTCCGCAAGGTCTCGCTGCACGAGGTCGAGACGCTCGACGAATGGGCCTCGTGGCGGTCGCTGGGGATGGACGCCCACTCGGTCGTCGCCGACCCCCAGTTCGTCGACCCCGCGCACGACGACTACCGGCTCAAGCCCGGCTCGCCGGCGTTCCAGCTCGGCTTCAAGCCGATCCCCGTCGAGAAGATCGGGCCGTACAAGGACGACCTGCGGGCGTCGTGGCCGATCGTCGAAGCCCCCGGCGCGCGCGAGCATCCGGTGCGGACGCCCGAGGCGGGCGAATGA
- a CDS encoding sigma-70 family RNA polymerase sigma factor, translating to MSSNRWVASQVQTLFEAGTLNGLSELQLLERFARHGDQAAFEALLARHGPMVLGVCRRILGDAADVDDAFQATILVLVRRATTLGPGDVIAAWLHGVATRVARRARSDRMRRERRERTGPAPEPPSTESRSPDFALKAVIDEEVERLPWKYRAPVALCYLEGLTHEEAARRLDWPVGTVKGRLARARALLGARLGRRGVATGAGAVAGAVALEGLAGAAVVEALRGSVLRTAVRFAEGAAWRSVISHQVVHLSEGAIASMFVTKIKAAASGLAIVGLLAAGARVAARQPGEDPQPEPRSPVPAVAARPEPARPDLPGLAPTAAARPEDRFLADARHAFLAASEDHAQNRVSLERVYRASRLLLDAQKERAKTPDERQAAFAEHRDRLRVVSRADLVENRDSGGASSPVAEARAMLAEADLWLARGRTAAEPPMADELSQGGATPSDHPGGKNLKTAAVLKKLEEPLAMNFPNETPLEDVLKYVKQATETPDFPGGIPVYVDPIGLQEADRSSTSPIVLELEGVPLKRTLQLLLRPLGLVYFVEDGMIVITASTSESGLGPEMSRPSPLVEEVEKANRGEMTMDEMKNLIEKLKLIQEIRQIREGPAKPVEKGFQ from the coding sequence ATGAGCAGCAATCGATGGGTCGCGTCGCAGGTCCAGACCCTGTTCGAGGCGGGGACGCTGAACGGGCTCTCGGAGCTTCAGCTTTTGGAGCGGTTCGCTCGCCACGGCGACCAGGCCGCGTTCGAGGCGCTGCTGGCGCGGCACGGGCCGATGGTGCTGGGCGTCTGCCGGCGGATCCTCGGCGACGCCGCGGACGTCGACGACGCGTTCCAGGCGACCATCCTGGTCCTCGTCCGCCGGGCGACCACCCTGGGCCCCGGCGACGTGATCGCCGCCTGGCTGCACGGCGTCGCCACCCGCGTGGCGCGGCGGGCCCGGTCCGATCGTATGCGCCGCGAGCGCCGCGAGCGGACCGGCCCGGCTCCCGAACCTCCTTCGACCGAGTCGCGATCGCCCGACTTCGCCTTGAAGGCGGTGATCGACGAGGAGGTCGAGCGGCTCCCCTGGAAGTATCGCGCGCCGGTCGCCCTTTGCTACCTGGAAGGGCTCACCCACGAGGAGGCCGCGCGTCGGCTCGACTGGCCGGTCGGGACCGTCAAGGGCCGGCTGGCCCGCGCCCGGGCCTTGCTCGGGGCGCGGCTGGGCCGCCGCGGGGTCGCCACGGGCGCGGGGGCCGTCGCCGGCGCGGTCGCGCTGGAGGGCCTGGCCGGGGCCGCCGTCGTCGAAGCCCTCCGCGGCTCCGTGCTGCGGACGGCCGTCCGATTCGCCGAAGGGGCCGCGTGGCGCTCCGTCATCTCCCACCAAGTCGTCCACCTCTCGGAAGGAGCGATCGCTTCCATGTTCGTCACGAAGATCAAGGCCGCCGCGTCCGGGTTGGCGATCGTCGGCCTGCTGGCCGCCGGCGCGCGGGTGGCGGCCCGCCAGCCCGGCGAGGACCCCCAGCCCGAGCCCAGGTCCCCCGTCCCCGCGGTCGCCGCCAGGCCCGAGCCGGCGCGGCCGGACCTCCCGGGCCTCGCCCCGACGGCGGCGGCCAGGCCCGAGGATCGGTTCCTCGCCGACGCACGGCACGCCTTCCTGGCCGCGTCCGAGGATCACGCCCAGAACCGGGTCTCGCTCGAACGCGTCTACCGGGCCTCGCGGCTCCTTCTGGACGCCCAGAAGGAGCGCGCGAAGACCCCGGATGAACGCCAGGCCGCGTTCGCCGAGCACCGCGACCGCCTCCGCGTCGTCTCGCGCGCCGACCTCGTCGAGAACCGCGACTCCGGGGGCGCGTCGTCGCCCGTCGCCGAGGCCCGCGCCATGCTCGCCGAGGCCGACCTCTGGCTGGCCCGCGGCCGGACCGCCGCCGAACCGCCCATGGCCGACGAACTTTCCCAGGGCGGGGCGACCCCTTCGGACCACCCGGGCGGGAAGAATCTCAAAACGGCCGCCGTCCTGAAGAAGCTCGAAGAGCCGTTGGCGATGAACTTCCCCAACGAGACGCCCCTGGAAGACGTCCTCAAGTATGTCAAGCAGGCCACCGAGACGCCGGACTTCCCGGGCGGCATCCCCGTGTACGTCGACCCGATCGGACTCCAGGAGGCCGACCGGTCCTCGACGTCGCCGATCGTCCTCGAACTGGAGGGCGTCCCCCTCAAGCGGACGCTGCAACTCCTGCTCAGGCCCCTGGGGCTCGTCTACTTCGTCGAGGACGGGATGATCGTCATCACCGCTTCCACCTCGGAAAGCGGCCTCGGCCCCGAGATGAGCCGCCCCTCCCCCCTGGTGGAGGAGGTCGAGAAGGCGAACCGCGGCGAGATGACGATGGACGAGATGAAGAATTTGATCGAGAAGTTGAAGCTCATCCAGGAGATCCGTCAAATCCGGGAGGGGCCCGCCAAGCCCGTCGAGAAGGGCTTCCAGTAA
- a CDS encoding acyl-CoA thioesterase — MSTPDEMEPLLADYRVVIEQPVQWGEQDLFGHVNHVHYFRWYESSRIAYAERVGLMHLHRAERIGPILASIANDYRRQLTFPDTVHVGVRVTRIGVASISLEHKIFSRSQQALAAEGTSTLVIFDYTYQRPTRVPETIRKAIEEMEGREFPRS, encoded by the coding sequence ATGAGCACGCCGGACGAGATGGAGCCACTCCTCGCGGACTACCGCGTGGTGATCGAGCAGCCCGTGCAGTGGGGCGAGCAGGACCTGTTCGGGCACGTCAACCACGTCCACTACTTCCGCTGGTACGAGTCGTCGCGGATCGCCTACGCGGAGCGAGTCGGCCTGATGCACCTCCACCGGGCCGAGCGGATCGGGCCGATCCTGGCCTCGATCGCGAACGACTACCGCCGGCAGCTGACATTCCCCGACACGGTCCACGTCGGCGTCCGCGTCACGCGGATCGGCGTGGCCAGCATCTCGCTCGAACATAAGATCTTCAGCCGATCCCAGCAGGCCCTCGCCGCCGAGGGGACCTCGACGCTGGTGATCTTCGACTACACCTACCAGCGGCCGACGCGAGTCCCCGAGACGATCCGCAAGGCCATCGAAGAGATGGAAGGCCGGGAGTTCCCCCGATCATGA
- a CDS encoding sigma-70 family RNA polymerase sigma factor has product MNGSEERRCLVAIAAGGDRAALDALLSRYGSIVMGVCLRTLGDGAEAHEAFQAVFLVLLKRGPKLRPRTDVAVWLHGVACRVAWRALAKRRLNGGERPGPRSAEGGLDLRAWVDHEIDRLWRRAPVILCHLMGLSRQEAAARLGCSVRTVEKRLAAARGAIDARLRRRVKSAGRRTVAGFLSLDSLADASVPASTREAVIRAAARLEGDRAWDALVSSDVLELARRTVAGMILGRIKAVAAVTLLVGLTGAGVSFAALQEAGRTKADPTAGPPTTPAPQSPVVSRSVLARTERLQSNLVESARRAYLAAAQEFHEDRASLDRVHRTSRLLLDAQLDRARTDAQRRDSLAEHRDRMAEVARRVAADSHAKGDDAPIVAEADAILAEAELWLTRGGREPARTAAPVGGHGRNDAGGAAAGSAAIFAKLDMTPAMHFRTPTPLEQVLKYVRESTSGGDATALPVYVDPVALRKAGATLSSPVAIDVEGVPLRQTLQLVLRQVGLRYYVEDGLLVVSTAEPDEPATPVEASPLQMQKDKANRGELSVSEMKALAEKLRLLREIEEGHASASASRAR; this is encoded by the coding sequence ATGAACGGCTCCGAGGAACGACGGTGTCTGGTGGCTATCGCGGCGGGCGGGGATCGGGCGGCGCTCGACGCGCTGCTGTCGCGGTACGGCTCGATCGTGATGGGGGTCTGCCTCCGGACCCTGGGCGACGGGGCCGAGGCCCACGAGGCGTTCCAGGCCGTCTTCCTGGTCCTGCTGAAGCGGGGGCCGAAGCTCCGGCCCCGGACCGACGTCGCGGTCTGGCTGCACGGCGTGGCGTGTCGGGTCGCCTGGCGCGCCCTCGCGAAGCGCCGCCTGAACGGCGGCGAGCGGCCCGGGCCGAGGTCCGCCGAGGGGGGCTTAGACCTGCGGGCCTGGGTCGACCACGAGATCGATCGCCTCTGGCGTCGGGCGCCCGTGATCCTCTGCCACCTGATGGGGCTCTCGCGGCAGGAGGCCGCCGCCCGGCTGGGCTGCTCGGTCCGGACGGTCGAGAAGCGGCTGGCCGCCGCTCGGGGCGCGATCGACGCCCGCCTACGACGCCGCGTCAAGTCCGCGGGACGGCGGACGGTCGCCGGCTTCCTGTCGCTGGACTCGCTCGCCGACGCCTCGGTGCCGGCCTCGACCCGCGAGGCCGTGATCCGGGCGGCGGCCCGCCTCGAGGGCGACCGCGCCTGGGACGCCCTGGTCTCCTCCGACGTCTTGGAGCTGGCCCGGCGGACGGTCGCCGGGATGATCTTGGGGCGGATCAAGGCGGTGGCGGCCGTGACCCTGCTCGTCGGCCTGACCGGGGCCGGGGTGAGCTTCGCGGCCCTCCAGGAGGCCGGCCGAACCAAGGCCGATCCGACGGCCGGGCCCCCGACGACCCCCGCGCCGCAGTCGCCCGTCGTCTCCCGGTCCGTCCTGGCCCGGACGGAACGCCTCCAGTCCAACCTCGTCGAATCGGCGCGCCGCGCCTACCTGGCGGCGGCCCAGGAATTCCACGAGGATCGGGCCTCCCTGGACCGGGTCCATCGCACGTCGCGTCTCCTCCTCGACGCCCAGCTCGATCGCGCCAGGACCGACGCCCAGCGCCGGGACTCGCTGGCGGAGCACCGCGACCGCATGGCCGAGGTCGCCCGGCGGGTCGCCGCCGATTCGCACGCCAAGGGCGACGACGCGCCGATCGTCGCCGAGGCCGACGCGATCCTGGCCGAGGCCGAGCTCTGGTTGACGCGCGGCGGGCGCGAGCCCGCCCGCACCGCGGCGCCCGTCGGGGGCCACGGGCGGAACGACGCGGGCGGCGCCGCGGCCGGCTCGGCCGCGATCTTCGCGAAGCTCGACATGACGCCGGCGATGCACTTCCGCACGCCGACGCCCCTCGAACAGGTCCTGAAATACGTCCGCGAGTCCACCAGCGGCGGCGACGCCACGGCCCTCCCGGTCTACGTCGACCCGGTCGCGCTCCGGAAGGCCGGCGCGACCCTGAGCTCGCCGGTCGCCATCGACGTCGAGGGCGTCCCCCTGCGGCAGACCCTCCAGCTCGTCCTGCGGCAGGTCGGTCTGAGGTATTACGTCGAGGACGGCCTGCTCGTCGTCTCGACGGCCGAACCGGACGAGCCCGCGACGCCGGTCGAGGCCTCGCCGCTCCAGATGCAGAAGGACAAGGCGAACCGCGGCGAGCTGAGCGTCTCCGAGATGAAGGCCCTGGCCGAGAAGCTTCGGCTCCTGCGCGAGATCGAGGAGGGGCACGCCTCGGCGTCGGCGTCGCGGGCCCGCTGA
- a CDS encoding 1-phosphofructokinase family hexose kinase yields the protein MILCVTLNPCLDKTLWAPAWRPGDSVRGRSLCEIVGGKGVNVARALARLGRAARPATFLGGPVGATCRRLLTADDGLGPIVVETEAATRVILTVATEGTTDQSAFFDPDPAIAPAEADALVAAIEKALDEAGVEALTLSGSSPSPATHAVYSELIALARARRIPVFLDTYGPAFEAIWGFWPTAIQMNRREAAMRLRRPTVGDDDVVGLLREWRRRGVACGIVTDGPAAALVQFGDVLFRAFPPEIEVVNPIGSGDSMLAGLVDAWLGGGGPEAVLRRALACGAANAAVWDAGSIEPQTVARLEPRVRLEPVP from the coding sequence ATGATCTTGTGCGTAACCCTGAATCCCTGCCTGGACAAGACGCTGTGGGCGCCGGCCTGGCGGCCCGGCGACTCGGTCCGGGGCCGGTCGCTGTGCGAGATCGTCGGCGGCAAGGGGGTCAACGTGGCCCGGGCGCTCGCTCGGCTGGGACGGGCGGCGCGGCCGGCGACCTTCCTCGGCGGGCCCGTGGGCGCGACCTGCCGCAGGCTGCTGACGGCGGACGACGGCCTGGGCCCGATCGTCGTGGAGACCGAGGCGGCGACGCGGGTGATCCTGACGGTCGCCACCGAGGGGACGACCGACCAATCGGCCTTCTTCGACCCCGACCCCGCGATCGCCCCGGCCGAGGCCGACGCGCTGGTCGCCGCGATCGAGAAGGCCCTCGACGAGGCCGGCGTGGAGGCGTTGACGCTCTCCGGGTCGAGCCCGTCGCCCGCGACCCACGCCGTCTACAGCGAGCTGATCGCCCTGGCCCGCGCCCGCCGCATCCCGGTCTTCCTGGACACCTACGGGCCCGCGTTCGAGGCGATCTGGGGATTCTGGCCCACGGCCATCCAGATGAACCGCCGCGAGGCCGCGATGCGGCTGCGCCGGCCGACGGTGGGCGACGACGACGTGGTCGGGCTGCTCCGCGAGTGGCGGCGGCGGGGCGTCGCCTGCGGGATCGTGACCGACGGCCCGGCGGCGGCCCTCGTCCAGTTCGGCGACGTCCTCTTCCGCGCCTTCCCGCCCGAGATCGAGGTCGTCAACCCGATCGGTTCCGGCGACTCGATGCTCGCCGGCCTGGTCGACGCCTGGCTGGGCGGCGGCGGGCCCGAGGCGGTCCTCCGCCGCGCCCTCGCCTGCGGCGCCGCCAACGCCGCGGTCTGGGACGCCGGCTCGATCGAACCGCAAACGGTCGCCCGCCTGGAGCCGAGGGTCCGCCTCGAGCCCGTCCCCTGA